CTAATGATCTCGTTGGCATCATCGGACAGCTAATGGGATCAgttctgataccaaatgtaatagCTCCACCTtacctattatatatatattatccacTTTGGACCTTCTGTTTTCACAGTCTTATTTTTGAAGATGCGAATCCATCACTAAATTTGACTCcccaaaacatatataatataagttAGTGTCCAATACTACTAATAagacaaataattaattcattatttGTCGATGAGATTTTACATGAGGCGTATGAAtgcaatcctttttttttatcttaatacaGATTGAATCATAAATCTAGTACGATGGGGTTATACACTTTAGGAAAAATGGATTTTAGATACAAGACACtagaaaatagattttgaattttagaaaatattaaatctgATTTAAGAACTAACTCAGTAAATGGTATTGTTATTGAATTATCAggtaaataaaacaacaatatttcattttttccaGTCAGATTTGGATCAAGTTTGCCTTGATTaactaaatcattaaaaatctaataaagtaaatcaaatttaaagacATTAGAAAATGgatcttgaattttaaaaaatattaaatcagatTTAAGAACTAACTCAGCAAAAAagttttgttattaaattatctagtgaataaaaatttaaatcaagtttATCTAGAttaactaaattattaaaaatttaataaaattaatcgaaTTTAACTAGGTCATTGTTCTATCCTACcaaaactaagtttaataatcataattattataattaagtttACTGCATTTCATACCCACAAacatcctgaaaaaaaaaaaaacccatttaacAAGCTCGAGGAGGcccaattaattttgttattgttatttaaaaaaataaaaaggctgTAGCCCAAACCAAACTTCACTACAAGCAACTCGTTTGGGCTCCAACAAACCTTATTATATGGGCAAGAAAAGACATGAGATAAGTGATGCCATCTTAAGCCTTTTTTGCCTTCCTCTTCCAAGATTGGGCCAATTGGTTTCacaattacaatttatttatttatgtgaatAAACTTAGCCCAGATTTTCATGCTGGAATGGAGGTGCTGGGTTATCTTTTGAGGATCTTCTAATATTAGAATGGGAAGCTATTCTGGAGAATTATACCAAATTTCCAGCAATGTTGTGTTTGGTGGAACTCGGTTTAGAACAATGAGAGCCagggaggaaaaagaaagcgCGAAATGAATACCCTTACGGACTAGGATTTTTGTGGAAGATGCTGAAAAAGCTTTTCAAGACTAGGATTTTAGGTGTGGAATGGTTCTATGGCTTGGGAGATATATAGTATGGAATTGACCAAAAGCTATGGATGTAGTTTATGTGGGTAGGGCAAATGCTAGTCATGGAAGGGAGACCTGTAAGGATGACAGGAATTGCAGAGGATCAGATCGCAGACAAAATGATTTGTGATCAAGGACGACGAAGCTGGTTGCAACTTGGTCAGTTAATGGACTCTGTTGGATGATCAAATAGAGCTTCTTGAATTACAAGTTACTGACAGAAGTGCAATCTGTGCTGACAGAATTTGAAGATATATTTGCAGAACCTCAAAGACTACCCCTTCAAGAACCCATGATCACAAGACTGTGCTTAAAGAAGGGGAAGAGCCAGTTCATATGAGGCCATATAGATATCCTCCAGCCCAAAAGGATATCTATATGGCCTGTCACTTAGCGAGAAAAATCCATACAGCATCCACAGGTTTCACCAAAGCTAAGGAATTGAATCAGGCTGGCTCTTTCTATTCTCAAATGAATCTATTTAGTGTTTTCTGATGTGATTATTTGGGTTGAACTGCTGTTTGTTATTGTAAATTCTAGCACATTTCATTAACTGAGTTTGTGCTGTTGAAATGAGTTGACGATGGATCTTGAGAAGGCCGGGATTTCGATTCTgtagaatcaattcaattttaaattttaaattattagttaaggtctcaaaaaattatttatattattttctaacaatatCTTACTACAAAATTTGGATTGTTGAAAGCTGAATCTATTGCAGATATGGAATGTGTCTCAGTAGTTGTATCTCAACGAATGTTTGCAGAACCGAGTCATCCTAGAAGTCAAGACGCCATGCTGCAAATAGTTGTCCATTTAATTCATGAAGAAATCATGGTAAAAACTCAGGACTTGACGGGATTGGAGGGCGTGATTCAACTGTAGAATGGCTGGTGTTGCTGGAGGCGGGGTTGCGTCCTTGCCCGCCGGTGTTCATGCCAAAAGTATTGTTTTCAGAAAGCACATGAGCATGGTCAACAACGATATATACGTGGGCATGAGAAAGATGGAGACTCTGCTGCCATTTCTTCCAGCGAATCTAATGAAATGACACCAGAACCGATGACAGTCAACGTTTCAGACCctgattttcaaaattttgacaTTGGACTGAACAGAAAGTTCCTTTCAAATGACCAGGTCGGAGCTGCCTCTGATATGGAAAAATGATGGGATGCCGCCGGATTATGCTCGAATTCACTCATTGATCCCTGTGAAGCCATTTAAGATGGATATAGTGTCAGTATGGGTAGGTgttgtagtaattattttttaaaatattttttattgaaaaatgtattaaaataatgtatatttttttaaaaaaattatttttaatattaatatattaaaataatttaaaaatattaaaaatttaattttaaataaaaaagtttcaaaattttaaaatataatatgaaagaTAGGCTTAACTTGAGAATAGACAACTAATTTAGCCCTCTACACTCGTTAGGGTCTAGTCTCCTGGAAACTTGTGACGATTTGGAAAAATTGGACAATtaacaaagtaaataaaaaattgatagtgAATTGACTGGGGATTCAAAAAGATttcacaaattattattatttgatcatttcacatttaataaatattatatttttaaaacacaacattatcaaattatactattttaatttaattagttgatcattttataataattattgaaattagTCTAGTTctgaaaataactaaaaaaatctcaaaattatcaaaactagAGGGTCTTGAcaagattttttatatctaaaaatttGAGGGTCCGTGTAACGATGCAACAActattatagaaaaaacaatttctgaaAACTCTTGAAAACATTTGATCGCAATCAAGACAGTCCGATGAAAAATTATTGACCTTTTAAGCTATTATTTTGATCTGGCATGATCAAGTCTACTTTTGGGCTTAAATCTATTATAGAAgtccataaatatattttctagactatttacataatttattttagacaaATCCTTATTTAGTTATGTCAGATTCAcatatgattatttaaaatcacTTATTATCATGTAAATAATAACTTTTgaagattttaattgaaatgtattttttagtcaacaagttaaataaaaatatatattttaacttataaaattatgatttttgagTGAAGTAATAAATTAGTTAATCCAACTGAATTCCATCAATAGATCAATTAAGATAGAGTATTGAAGTATAATCATGTCGTGTTTCAGAACACTGAGTGAATTACACTTTATATTTCACCCCATCTTTTTAACctaattcaaatattcaattggtcatttttttttatttactgtgctattggtaattaaaaaaaaaatcctagtgATTTCAGGACTGTCAGACATGAAATTAGCAAAAGTTCAAAGTCTTTCTCGCACAGAGTTACACGCACAAAAGGGTTGTCAGTAACCAGAGCAGCAGCTATCCCCTTGGAACCTCTCCAGGTGATTGCAGAAGCCAGAGCGGCACAAATGATGGAGACCGGTGGAAAACCCGAGGAACAGTGCAGGGTTTTCCACAAATGAAAGCAGAGCCAAGGTGGATGACCCAGCGGATATCCCATCCGTATTTCGTCGGATGATTACAAAAGCCAGCAAGGCACAGGTGGAGGAGAGGGAGGCCAAGGGAGAAATGACACAGAGTTCTTCACCAATTCAGGGAGACCTCAGGTGGGAAATGCCTCAAAAGCTAGGAAAAGTGAAGAACAGGCctgagattttattttcttacacaTTGGGTGGACATATAAGTAGCCAAGTCAGCTAATGCTGTAGCTGGTCATTAAATTTCTAACACCTATGGTTAAAAGATAGATGACTAAAACAACCTACCAAAAAGTTGCTTTACATAGCACGTTTCTTGCTCTCTAATAACAGAGTATTTAGGGGCCTCTGTTCCTatctatttccttttttattgagATCTCTCCGTCTTTCAGGTTTCTAGCTTTTTAATTCCATGGCTTCtccccttcccttttctctATTAATCTCTACCTTTCTTCCTAACTTCCCATAGCTTTATTAACCTTTTCTCTGTCATTTAGCTGTTCACTTTCCATTGAATTATTTCAGGCCTTTTGTTTTCTACAAGGTTCCTTGAACCTAGAGAATTGGTCTTGTTTGGTCAGTTCCCATTTGATACAAGAGGTTATATACGAGGGTAGGGGTTGAATTCCTGGAGTTTATTAGCTTCTTAATCAGATacagaaaaaaatagtttttgaaacaAAGGTCTTCCAGCAGAAAACAAGACGAGTGTTTTAGTGTTTCGAGATATGGAAAACATTTCTGGACTTGgcaaggaagatgatgataagatgGATTTGCCTCCTGGATTCCGGTTCCATCCGACTGACGAAGAGCTTATTTCTCACTACTTATACAAGAAGGTTCTTGACATCAACTTCTCTGCTAGAGCAATCGGAGATGTGGACTTGAACAAGTCTGAACCCTGGGAACTGCCATGTAAGTCTTTAAGCTAAATAAtcaatttctttcaatcttTCTTCATAGAGATTATGGTAAGTTGGGATTTCTTTCTTATGGCCATGGTTTTGTTTGGATGAAGGGAAGGCGAAGATGGGAGAGAAAGAGTGGTACTTTTTCTGTGTTAGGGACAGAAAGTACCCGACAGGTCTCAGAACAAATAGGGCAACTGAAGCTGGTTACTGGAAAGCCACGGGGAAAGATAAGGAGATCTACAGAGGAAAATCCCTGGTTGGAATGAAAAAGACCCTTGTTTTCTACAAGGGTAGAGCCCCTAAAGGAGAGAAAACCAACTGGATCATGCATGAATACAGATTAGAGGGTAAATTCTCTGCCCACAATCTCCCCAAAATTGCCAAGGTACACccatctcctctgtttttttcatCTGTTTTTGTTCATCATTctgactctttttttattgtttagttaCGCTGATGGATTTTTGCTCTTGTATTGTAGAATGAATGGGTGATTTGCAGGGTGTTTCAGAAGAGCTCCGCTGGAAAGAAGAACTATATTTCAGGTCTGGTGAGACTAGGTTCTTTTGGTAACGAATTTAGCCCTTATGGTCTGCCACCATTGACGGATTCTTCACCCTCCAATGGCAAGATTAAGCAAGTGGCCGAGTTGGCTTACGTGCCCTGCTTCTCCAATCTCAGTGATGATCAAAGAAACCAACAAGACACAACTGATAGCTTCAACAATCATCTTTTTGCAGTTTCTTCAAACCCTGCAGAGGTTTTTCCTCGAATCCCACTTCTGAATTCATTCTACTCTCCCCAGGCTGTCGCAGCATCAGGAAATTTGCAATATCCAGGTTCTGTTTCTATTCAAGATCACTCAGTTGTAAAAGCCTTGATTGAGAACCAAGGCTCAAACATGAAGCAGCAAAGTTCCAAGCTTGAAAGGGACATGGCCAGTGTCTCACAAGATAGCGCTACAGATATGAACACTGAAATCTCTTCTGTCATATCAAATCTTGAAGTGGGAAAAAGGTCATTTGATGAACAAGAGGCACCACCTTCTACATTAGTCCAATCAATGGACCTTGATTGTTTCTGGAACTATTGAAAAACAGTACTAGAAGATGAACCTCAAGTTGAAgaagatcaagaaaaagaagagcttCAGTTACTGTTATTACTTATTTTGGAATTAAAAAGTGGGTTTGTGCATAGATTTCTTGAATCAAATCGATAAATTGAAAGACAGTGAACAATGTTGTATGTATTGTAAGAAATTATCTTATGAATTATCTCCTCCTCGTCCTCGTTGTTTATATTTGGTTGGTTGGCTGCCATCGTTATTGTCAAAATTGCTTTCGGATGCAGAATCTGTCACATATCATATTTAGTTGGTGGCTAACCGATCAtatgtatatacatatatatatgctaTTGGATTAATAAGTGCTCAGTGCTTCCATTATTGAGATTATGCTTACATCATTGAAGATTATAAATCACATTCTCCATAgttttatattgtataatttgGGATTTTAAATGTCAAATTGCGAGGACTCTAACTGCATATATATGTTATTGCTGTGGGGACTCAATTTTCTGTTCACAAACACAAGTATTTTCATgtcaattcttatttttttttttttaattaacatgtttaaatcaatttacacatatctcgactaattctaaaattaacaaccatataaatttttagtagcTATTAATATCAATAACTACAAGActtgaatctaaaaaattatatgagttGATGTTTTATCGATTCTTAAATATATGATTAGTAATAGTACAAGTAAGTATGTTTATGATAaactttcttttcatgttctttCTTTCCTTGAATACAAATCCATTCCATCAGCCTTCAAGAACTCGTCAAGATTAGGTTGAATTTATTGTTGAGAAGAAGCTTGTCTTTATCCATGAAGATAACCCACATAAGAACACATAATAACGCAACAGaatttctttaataataataataattaataatcaatgTCTAAGGTAATAGAATGTTAACCACGATTCAAGGCTTGAATTGCAGCTTAACtcatgctaataaaaaaaattaagagagacAAACCCTAATCAAGCGTTAACAGCTCTCCTCCTCTCTAATTTTCACAGTTCATGCATTTGATTAATAAACAGAATTGAGGGCGAGGACAAGGATTTTAGACGCAACTGATCTTGTAAGAAAGAAATTCGATCATGATCTACTCACTCATTTCATGATGGTGCGTGCATGCACACACACACTGTTTTCAAGCTGTAACGCTCTTGAAACATGACGTAAGAATATATCCTtcatgtctttttcttttttttattattattaaatgttttGTGCCATGTGGGGTTTTAGGTTTTTGACACATgaacataaattttttacaactcTCTTAACTAATTAGTTGAGTCCAACACGACATGATCCTCGACTAGCTATGGAATTCAAGTGCTTTTGTCTTACACAAGTTTTTGTTATGtcaaaaaacaagattttttttttttaatatgccatttaatatatatatattcttcaatTTAGAAAGAATAACCTAGCATTTAATTTAGACGGGATAtgctttatgttttattttttcattttaaacgCATACGAATTTAATAGAAAACTAGAAtgagagatttatttttttaattacacatacttttatttttagtgtatatttatttgttttttaagatattaataGTGTGGTCGGATTAGCATTTGCTTAAATGTTTTATAAGTGAGGTCCATCATTAAAAATGAAAggagatataaatataaaaataaaaataatatttttaattttaaaagtatgacTTAACTGATCAGTTCTAGATTTGTTCTTTAAAGATTACTAGtccgagttttataaattttataattataaaagatttatatgatcattaattttaaaaagcttataaattaattaaaatacacgcAAGCTAactcgatatatatatatatatattatatacagTCTCGTGTTTGTATTGTTCAGGAATGGTATCCACAACAACCGCAAACCTTAAAGAATCGTAAGACAAAAGGagacatatatttttaaaggctctcataattatatttatcatgTGTATATTACAGAACATATTGCTTGATTGAGTATGATTATTCAAAGAGGGATATTGTGCTCTGAAAAGCCGTCTTAAAcactttctttatcctttttttatattttaagaatcaAACTACAGCAATACACCATCTTGACATGATAACAAACTCTCAAATATCTCTTTCTTGGAATTTATTTACAAGGAATGAGCAGTACGTAGTTGATGTTATTCAAGAGTGATGATGATATGTTAACAAATTTATGAACACCTTcacataaagttttttttgttcgtgggcatgttcatattttttttttttattaatataaatgtttcAGATCAACTTACgtgtattttaactaatttcacGGATCATgaagttaataaccatataagcCTCCAGTAACCCTAAGTTTATAgaactcaaattaataatctCTAGAAAGTAAACTTAGAAGCTGACTAACTAAAACTATACTTTTTAGGATATGGCATGTCATATTCTTGTATGAAAGGGAGTTGTTGTTAAATAAgtacaaatattatttatattctatttaatttcatgttttatgTAATTATCTCCTAATtagttatggatttttttttcaaaaatcagtAGACTTTCATTCTACTTGTgagaaattcatttttattcgTATCAAATGATGGATCTTGAATAACCAATGAAATTCTAATTATGTACACGCTTCAAGATTGGCTTCTTCCATGCTTGGAAGGATCTTGTAATCTCATGTTGATTAGAAGTTCAAGGGAGAAAcaggaaaaatagaaaaaaaaataacaaaaatatatatgaatgagcaaaaaaaaaaaaaaatagattaaactgagaaaacagaaccgtgaaaaaaaaacccgattaaaccgaataaaattttaaaaaaaaaaaccgagttaaatcgatttgaattgatttttttatcctaaaaaaaccaaactgaaccgaAACTGATCGGTTTGATcagattcaattttttaaaaaaattcggtttgattacttgttttttataaaaaatcaaaacgaacCGAAAATTATCACCCCTAAAAATACATAcacaaaaattttatcaatttaaaattatagtttttaaaattgaatatgGAATTGACCTCAACAGATCATGACCTAATCATATCAAGAAAAAttctttttcatgattttagaTATTGAATTATTCGAATTTGAGTTAAATcagatttaaaataatatttaacatcataaaattttaatataaaagagaaaaaggtgaTTGTAAGCATCAAATGGTTGTCAAGGTTATTTATCTAACTAGCTTTTgctaattttgtttaaaaatcttGAAGTTATTCGTCcttctttctaatttttgtaCTCACTTTCTTTTAGTTAATATAccctatgttttattttaaaaaatcaacattattTTCATCCAAAAAATACCATATCAAAGTCAAGCAAATCAATATATAGGTTTAGTAAGAGAAAatgtattgaaaattaaattataggattaaaaattaaagaaaatacagACCAGAATATTTTCAtagttttgtttatatataataataaataactcaAAAACTACCCTGAATTTGAACTTAgtctctaaattttattttttatttgagtattgtgggtttgtttttttttggataaaaagtaGGTCCTTTCACTCAGATTTCTATCTCAccgttaattatttttctaatttttaaaatcacattttttcaTCACATAAGTTTGTTCTTCTAGATTatcatttatatcaaaattaataaaaaaatagcttgagatattcaaaataaaaaaataaagattcaaaattaaattcaatttgattcaacaTTCGAAATCAAAATCTCAAAATCCAGaataattttttgtgatttagtttttaattttcttgtataatttttatgtttttgcaaaaataaaatatgaatcaTTTGATACGTGTTTGGTG
The genomic region above belongs to Populus alba chromosome 12, ASM523922v2, whole genome shotgun sequence and contains:
- the LOC118033297 gene encoding NAC domain-containing protein 100 isoform X1, with translation MENISGLGKEDDDKMDLPPGFRFHPTDEELISHYLYKKVLDINFSARAIGDVDLNKSEPWELPWKAKMGEKEWYFFCVRDRKYPTGLRTNRATEAGYWKATGKDKEIYRGKSLVGMKKTLVFYKGRAPKGEKTNWIMHEYRLEGKFSAHNLPKIAKNEWVICRVFQKSSAGKKNYISGLVRLGSFGNEFSPYGLPPLTDSSPSNGKIKQVAELAYVPCFSNLSDDQRNQQDTTDSFNNHLFAVSSNPAEVFPRIPLLNSFYSPQAVAASGNLQYPGSVSIQDHSVVKALIENQGSNMKQQSSKLERDMASVSQDSATDMNTEISSVISNLEVGKRSFDEQEAPPSTLVQSMDLDCFWNY
- the LOC118033297 gene encoding NAC domain-containing protein 100 isoform X2, with the protein product MGEKEWYFFCVRDRKYPTGLRTNRATEAGYWKATGKDKEIYRGKSLVGMKKTLVFYKGRAPKGEKTNWIMHEYRLEGKFSAHNLPKIAKNEWVICRVFQKSSAGKKNYISGLVRLGSFGNEFSPYGLPPLTDSSPSNGKIKQVAELAYVPCFSNLSDDQRNQQDTTDSFNNHLFAVSSNPAEVFPRIPLLNSFYSPQAVAASGNLQYPGSVSIQDHSVVKALIENQGSNMKQQSSKLERDMASVSQDSATDMNTEISSVISNLEVGKRSFDEQEAPPSTLVQSMDLDCFWNY